A part of Xenopus tropicalis strain Nigerian chromosome 4, UCB_Xtro_10.0, whole genome shotgun sequence genomic DNA contains:
- the taldo1 gene encoding transaldolase — MPNTPVKKQKMEESSALDQLKQHTVVVADTGDFNAIEVYKPQDATTNPSLILAAAQMPDYQGLVKDAIQYGRNLGGSEEEQINNIMDKLFVLFGVEILKKIPGRVSTEVDARLSFDKDGMVKRAKRLIALYKEAGIDKERILIKLSSTWEGIQAGKILEEEYGIHCNMTLLFSFAQAVACAEAGVTLISPFVGRILDWHVANSDKKSYEPSEDPGVKSVAKIYNYYKKFGYKTIVMGASFRNTGEIKALTGCDYLTISPKLLGELAKDSSKLTPVLTVKEAQASNLEKVHLEEKDFRWLHNEDQMAVEKLSDGIRKFAIDAVKLEKMLKERLCSAENGK, encoded by the exons CTATTGAAGTATACAAGCCCCAGGATGCAACCACTAACCCATCGCTGATACTGGCAGCTGCACAAATGCCTGACTACCAGGGCCTGGTGAAAGATGCCATTCAGTACGGAAGAAATCTCGGAGG GTCAGAAGAAGAGCAGATCAATAATATCATGGACAAGCTTTTCGTCCTGTTTGGAGTGGAAATCCTTAAGAAAATACCCGGTCGAGTTTCAACAGAGGTGGATGCCCG GCTATCTTTCGATAAAGATGGAATGGTGAAGCGTGCAAAGCGCCTTATAGCTCTCTACAAGGAAGCTGGAATTGATAAAGAGAGGATCCTGATCAAGCTTTCTTCAACATGGGAGGGAATCCAAGCTGGCAA GATTCTTGAGGAAGAATATGGCATTCACTGCAACATGACCCTGCTGTTCTCCTTTGCCCAGGCAGTGGCATGTGCTGAGGCTGGCGTTACACTCATTTCTCCATTCGTGGGTAGGATATTGGACTGGCATGTAGCAAACTCTGATAAGAAGAGCTACGAGCCTTCAGAAGACCCAG GTGTAAAAAGCGTTGCCAAAATCTACAACTACTACAAAAAATTTGGCTACAAAACCATTGTGATGGGGGCATCCTTTAGGAACACCGGCGAAATCAAAGCTCTGACTGGATGTGATTATCTCACCATCTCCCCCAAACTGCTCGGTGAGCTGGCCAAAGACAGCAGCAAACTCACCCCAGTGCTTACAGTCAAAGAGG CCCAGGCAAGTAACCTAGAGAAAGTGCACTTGGAGGAAAAAGATTTCCGGTGGCTGCATAACGAAGACCAAATGGCAGTGGAGAAACTGTCCGATGGGATCAGGAAATTTGCCATTGATGCTGTTAAGTTGGAGAAGATGTTAAAG GAACGCCTCTGCAGTGCAGAAAATGGGAAATAA
- the LOC101733758 gene encoding serine/threonine-protein kinase N1: MSNNNGLIVPNQEQDSEPEKDTEDDNSTSSSPPLPLCSPDFGSDFANNIQGAEGPSISPVEPRSPSLGNFNLGPVLGEGAFGKVFLAEHKNTKELCAIKALKKEEILKRGNLDSVFKEKEILQRVSSTEHPFLVSMHGTFQTESHLFCVMEYLPGGDMYEIVTSVELQEPEVMFYTACVVLGLEALHHLGIVHRDIKLENLLLDRDGYLKIVDFGLSKDRFGYSDRTNTMCGTKAYIAPEIFLKHGYGMAVDWWALGITTYIMLMCEVSTIPILSTYIGESLGFILKHISWECCFAKEIMIHFFSYLSTTKTRLS; encoded by the exons ATGTCCAATAACAACGGACTTATAGTTCCCAATCAGGAGCAAGATTCTGAGCCAGAGAAGGACACCGAGGATGATAATTCCACCTCTTCCAGTCCTCCATTACCA CTCTGCAGTCCTGACTTTGGCTCAGATTTTGCCAATAACATACAGGGTGCTGAAGGACCATCTATCAG CCCTGTTGAGCCCAGATCTCCCTCACTTGGAAATTTCAACCTGGGCCCAGTGTTGGGAGAAGGAGCATTTGGGAAG GTATTCCTAGCCGAGCACAAAAACACCAAAGAACTATGTGCTATCAAGGCCCTGAAAAAAGAGGAGATTTTGAAAAGGGGCAACTTGGACAG TGTCTTCAAAGAGAAGGAAATCCTCCAGAGGGTGAGTTCTACCGAACACCCGTTCCTAGTGTCGATGCATGGAACCTTCCAGACGGAGTCTCACCTATTTTGTGTGATGGAATATCTCCCTGGAGGTGACATGTATGAAATTGTAACATCCGTGGAACTGCAAGAACCTGAAGTCAT GTTTTACACCGCATGTGTCGTTCTTGGCCTGGAGGCATTACACCACCTTGGCATTGTCCATAG AGATATAAAGCTTGAGAATTTGCTGTTGGACCGGGATGGCTACCTTAAGATCGTAGACTTCGGCCTCAGCAAAGACA GATTTGGATACAGCGACCGCACTAACACCATGTGCGGCACAAAAGCTTACATCGCCCCCGAGATCTTCCTGAAACATGGATACGGCATGGCCGttgactggtgggccctaggaatcACCACCTATATAATGCTCATGTGTGAGGTAAGCACAATTCCTATATTATCAACTTACATTGGGGAATCATTGGGGTTCATATTGAAACATATCTCTTGGGAATGTTGTTTCGCTAAAGAAATAATGATTCACTTTTTCAGTTACCTTTCAACAACGAAGACCCGGTTGAGCTAA